From Zingiber officinale cultivar Zhangliang chromosome 5B, Zo_v1.1, whole genome shotgun sequence, the proteins below share one genomic window:
- the LOC121987425 gene encoding UPF0047 protein YjbQ-like, which translates to MAAKWAQKTVVVPAQRRGCHLITPKIVEEIQQDLSGFKCGLAHLFLQHTSASLTINENYDSDVQSDTETFLNRIVPEGRSAPWKHTLEGE; encoded by the exons ATGGCCGCCAAGTGGGCACAGAAGACCGTCGTCGTCCCTGCTCAGAGGCGCGGATGCCATCTCATCACCCCCAAG ATTGTTGAAGAGATACAACAAGATTTGTCGGGCTTCAAATGCGGCCTTGCTCATCTTTTCC TGCAGCATACAAGTGCTTCTCTCACCATAAATGAGAATTATGACTCTGATGTTCAGAGCGACACTGAAACATTTCTGAATCGGATTGTGCCAGAG GGTCGATCTGCACCGTGGAAGCACACATTGGAAGGTGAGTAA